The nucleotide sequence ACAGCTCCTTACTCACGTCGTCTTACCACTCGTCAGCCCTCTCTGTATTCCTTCTTCAACCATGACACACCTCCTTGACCAAGAAAGTCCTACGTCGTCGTAGCTTCCCATCTACAACACACACGCACATAGATGCAACGGGAGGGCAGCAATAGTGAAAGATCAGGAGTGAAAGGGAGGTGACGAGTGGTGTTGGAAAAGTCGATGAAACAGTAGTCTCGATATAGGTTCGTTCGAGCTATCCGTCTGCGAAACCGAGGTGTCGTACAAGTTTGCCGATGACGGTTCCGATCTCAATTCATTCGAAAGACTTCTCTGAATTTTGGTTTAGAGGTAAATTCCCATGCTTCATGTTTTGGAGATTTTTTGCCTAATTAAGTTTCAGAAATGAAAAGATTAGATTCGTTGCTTATCTTATCCCCTGCAATTTCTTCTTTCCCTTTATGAATGTGAGTATATGCTGAAATTTTGCTTAGATGTTTTGGTCCTAGAGCCATATATTTAGAGTTCTTAATTCCATTTGTTCACTAGTTGTGATACATGCTTATATTTATTTCTGTTAAAGCATCAATAACTTTTAGGGTCCTGATTTTGTTGCTATTTGAGTTACATTAGTGGTATTTTAAGCTTTAAAATGAATCAAACAATTAGAGCTCTTGATATTTAGGCTACTGTAATGGTAAATGATGAATGGGCTACACGAGTTCAAAACTCTCCGGCTCAATGACTGTTTTGTTCGCCTAATTGGTTTGGCCCAACTGTCAGTAAGGCTACAAACTAGCCCACGTTTCCGACACTAATTTATTTTGTTCCTTCCACAATAATTTCCGTGACACGTGGCTCTCACAAATTTTGCTATTGAAAATTGAATctccgtagtttgctttaggagCGTTCcttaaattgattttctttaattactaatttcgggtgtgcatttcatgtgacccaaatccaaatcctaacaatgttgaataaaatatgttgcggattgcgggtgcatttcatgtggcgcgatccaaagacatattttgaacgacgttcaatcttccttaaaattgaataaaagcggttaaaaagctAAAATCGGCACATAGTTTcgtaattgtttaaaatcagataattaagccgaatataatagttgagcgaccgttctagaaccatggaactcgagaatgcctaacaccttctcccgggttaacagaattccttacccagatttctggttcgcggactgttaaacagagtcatattttcctcgattcgggattcaaccggtgacttgggacaccataaatctccaaagtggcgactctgaatctttataataaatctcgtttcgattgtcttttaattggaaaaactccctttacctttatttataccctttccgggggtgtagttgaaaaaggaggtgtgacagctctggcgactctgctggggatcgaacctagaatctctggttcagggttcaagaattcgagcttagaataattgttatagttggctttatccattatctgattttgttacatgatttgggcctaatgtgctaattgattgcttttaccgctttgatattccgtgaactgtatataaactgttttgaaatccctcttctctctgagtcttctaaatcatgaagaactgtgcacttcgtgtgacttattttctgttagagtcatattccaaatttagaacgaggttcggacaagttgcaaagtcggtgaagcttctatattcccggtacgctgccccccctagCTCGAGCTGTTCGCTCGGGTAAACTAGGTCTaaaacaaataaacccaggttttaagcctaatataacaatacctcatgctggatccctagtaggaacgtttgtttgcatcatgtgtattttgactttggagactcaacacaggggttgggtctgtctaggacaagtgcacccgaaacaaaagaccatcctgatgcatcctacttgctacttgtgcatttatttactTCAAACTTGTATGCTGACCGGTTTATGAATATTGGGAAaggttgaggaaagagaaatgacagtacgagggttaaagagagttaatcgcctgttctgaaaaaaaatcaatgtccaaatagtgtcgaaactctgccgaattttcgaggacatgaaaaaaaacaaaagggagagagaaagaggttttgttttcaaaatagttcgttttattttcaaaaaatagttttatttgccaataaaATAAAAACGATAgactcttgttttcaaaaatagtgtGTTTTGctcgaactacgccagtttgattctcacagggtgtgagacaCGTGGGCAACCcctatcgggtccaactttctctttgcaaaaatagcccaaaagcccaaaaattttactttgatttgaaaataattaggatGATGctattcttgtcagaaatagctgaatgtccctaaaagggcgccggaaggctgttttcgCAAGAACATCCACTCTCGTCCCTTTCAAAGGTTTTGGCCGGTTAGttgacacagccttaaaatcttcgttttgaagtgctgaaaggccgtgttggcaaggcCGAATGTTTTATGGAAATTTTGGAAGTGGTCATTTTTCttaagtcaaaatgagtcatggttttcttttaaactaaaatcaccttaataaatgtgcaggatgagcacaaatcaaaataaacctttctcagtccgtgaagatatccctttggagctacatatgtggtggcatgatttggggaacGACAGTAGAAAAATTGCGACAAAAGCACTAGGCGGTCTTATTGGGCTTTTGAAGGTCAAGcccagaaaagacgtgattgaggcctttGCGGATTTTGAGTTAACTCCTACgctagaagagatagcaggctatgttGGTTTCGAAGGGAATCTCAGAAGTCAATACCAGGTAGCACCAAGAATAGTGACCCCCCACAAatatttggacttgttaagcatcagtcgagACGTccgagatggaaatttggccaaaggattttgtaccttctactttctgtacCGACGATACAGGAATCCACGTGGCTTCGAAACACCAGATACTGGTCTTACTCATGCTGGgaatcaagacaagtgggaagctcggagaggattggCTTTCATAGTGGCGTTCCTTGGTATTCTGGTTTGCTCGAGAAAAGATGGGAACATAGAGATGGGATTAGTAGGGATAGTTGACTTTATGGCGAAGAAGccaaatgggactatagtgccgttgatcttggcagaaatttaccgagctcttacTCGTTGTCGAGAAGGAGCAAAGTTCTTTGAAGGatgcaatatgctgttacaaatatggatggaggaacaccttttcCATCGTCCCGAATACTTGAATTGTTGTATGATTGGCCTCGAGTGCATCGAAAAACATGAAAAACGAGTAGAAGGTTATGAGTTTCCAGATGGcacggaagcatggcatgctcatttaaGATCTTTGACTGTgaataagatcgaatggacattcggaTGGCTCTCGGTCaacgaagtaatctatatgtcggctgaggtgtgttttttgctgttgatgggtctgcggagtatccagccttatgctccgcacagagtCTGTGAGGATTGCCacatctgtgaggatatgactcacaCTACATTTTTTGCAgcagtgatgacctttgttaaacaaataatgaacgacttggaccgacttcaaagggatcttgcacataggcccgtggcgagaccgaatgatgtctcGCGGGCACCAGGAACATTGATTTACTCGTGATTTTttgtttgagtctgtatttcatttTCGTCAGAGTCTGTAGGTCATGTTgggtctgtattttctttctgttttgagtctgtatttctttaGAGTGTGATAGCTTATTTTCGGAGTCTGTGTTtgtctttgcatcagagtctgtAAGTCTTTTGGAAGTTGTTAgtattgagtctttgtaatcgaagcatctatttttataaaaactgaaaaccccaaaaatgttttatttcacacttatctcccagaactacgcaaagatctgattcatgcagggtcatgatacgtaggcaacctacataggggtcgatcgaatcattttttttattattaaaaaaaaagaaggaaaaaaagaggtGCAATTGTGGGATGTAAGAtatgagagaaagagagagtaatgattaaaaaaagagaaatgaaggaaaatgggcaAGCCAAGAAGTCCTAGAAagacaaagaaaagagaaggttgaaatgaacaaattgggatgatgtcaactgacctttgtaccctcgaagtcattttagaaccgataactgtggttaggtgcattgcacgtaAAGTGAGATTAttttatgttaaatgccctaacgctaacgtgatggcttcgttttgttatattcatagcataagggtggttggtttgtggtttttaaagtggtaactcttctctacaacacaaagtcaaaaggcaatgtcAGACGACAACGGAACTAAGTTGGTTGATACCGATGCTCGAACGCAATTGGTTGAACAgaacaatgggttggttgaagaggtaaagatgttaaaacAATACATGGttgacatgtatcaggcttggatgactgggaaggtaccacccccgccaccacctagcctTCTAGATGCCGTCCTTACCCAAGCTCCGAACACAATGCCAGATGATACTCCATACTCTCCATATCTACccgcttatcacagctttcccaaccgtcttagtagctccatcactcatcctctaattacctctccccaaaatcGTCCTCCTGTCACATCTACTATCCCCGACGATGAATACTCattcaaagctcatgatgcctaatattacccctcagaggttgcccacaaggttcccaactcatacaagcagggtCCGCGGGATGGGTCTTATGTTGTAAATGAAGAGTTCACAAGAAGAAAAAGGCGatatgggatacccaggaggctgaaaggcatagaacagtctttaatgaacaagcaaggaatgggaggtcagggtagcatgtcttacaaagaattgtctatATCCCCCGACGTTCATCTGCTTGCGAGGTTTAaggtgccaaagtttaacttgtatgatgggtgtggggatccggtagcccatttgatGGATTGTTGAaataaaatgagaagtgttggcgagaaagatgatttattgatggcgtacttcagtgagagcctgactggggtaGCATTGGAATGACATAATCGTCAAGATGGttgtaagtggcctacattgggtgacatggctcaagattttgttcgatactttcaatacagatcaggtgttaccccagaccgctcctccctatctaaatggaaaagaagccggaggaaagttTTAAAGAATTTGGACTCAGATGGAGGGAGTAGgttgctcgagtcaataccccgattggggaagaagaaatggttgagctcttCCTAATAtaccaggggcccacctactttaGTCATTTGATCtcggccttgggaaagcctttcaatgatgtgttaaaaatgggggagatggtagaagagggaatcaaatcaGGTAAAATCATGAGCTGTTCAAAacacattcagaacatcccaataagcttgggtggaagaaagagaaacagaaaagatgatccgatgggctttcccgatcaacacttccagcctcaaCATCGTCCCCATGGATATCCTGATGCACCAGATGTTCCTCCctaatgccacttctctccacggaactcccaaaatcgtacatcactcTCTCAGTACCCAGCTTCataaaatgcctatccacccccacgagcctatcgaaaaccccctggatcaggtttctggCCCAATCAAgtatttaagaatgagaggttgctgaaaaaagaaaaggctttcaccccattgggagtgtcatatgccagtttgttccaaaagttgaagcaattggacatgttgaagccgattcatataaaaatgtcgaaccctctgtcaaagaagtttgatttttctcaaaggtgcgcatattgctcagatgccccagggtatgacatagagaagtgttagaataagaagaaagcagttcagaagcttattgatgcaggtgacattgtcgtgcaaaatccagatgcagcagacactagccaaagtccatcgcctgctCGCAATGAGATGCATATggtgattatgatttgttttgaaaaggaatatgaaaattcttcTAAGATCCTCCAAGGTCCACGTgctgcaaagttttcagtgctatcagaggctgatcttaagaacgagccagcaaagggaacccaaaagcaacttgttaagaacaatgtgatggaagtttgtaaaggtcctagtaatgttgatgcagaattcagtggctaagatgccgagcctggcaattggaaagacgctcctgtCTTGGTTAGACAGGggggagttttggtggtttattttgttgtcatttttgttgtccgggttatttcagggttgtaatccagatattgtattgtgactcaaacccttctatcctcttattttgcctagtttgtttagtctagTAGTCTGCTTAGTGttttctaggtttgttctaggtttgtaaccccagtctagtttgtctgttttgttgtccaaaccctttcaccatctgtctaatgcaagtttctgttttctgttatttctagtcatttttatttagttctcttttccttttatagtcttTTTCCTATTGACTCTAGTGACGtgacatgcatgcataattctcagcctggttttaaaagtcagtttaatcatgaagcaatgaaacaatgttgaagatgtaaggacatttgagggaaataagtaaagccattttgagatcacttcaagcccgaattgtgtgaaactggggcagatagaacataaagaacccctattgaaatgcatcatgccgcatcaatttgaagataaaagcaagtttgccccaaatttgtagggggtcGTTCgcggtaatgagagtgagagtgttgtccaatggtgctttgtatataACAAAtatagaaggcgaatgtgtgggtacagtcatcaagtctggcgcaaccaaaagatgttacgaatgttttccttgattgtgttgtttgtacttggaaGGTTTGAAGGTTAGAATGACGAAGGAATTTTGTTcctctatctaaacactttatccttcgtcaccctttttgagccttatttaatttctttcatgcccctctttcggaatcagtagcaaatatcgaaaacacaagcatgaaagataagaaaaggaagaaagaaagagagaaagaaaagggaagagaaagaaagaaagaaagaaaaagaaaaaaaaaagaaaaaagaaggaaagagaaaagaagaagaaaaaaataaaaagaaaaagagaaaagcaaaagagaaaagaagaaaaagaaaaaaagaggaaaaaaagaaagaaaaaacaacaaaacaacaaaaagagaaaaggaagaaagaaaagaaaagaaaaatcacaacaacagagcaattcctatgtcatgaactacgttcgacctgattcctttttaaggatacgtaggcagcctcacggttcgg is from Nicotiana tabacum cultivar K326 chromosome 18, ASM71507v2, whole genome shotgun sequence and encodes:
- the LOC142172922 gene encoding uncharacterized protein LOC142172922, which gives rise to MSTNQNKPFSVREDIPLELHMWWHDLGNDSRKIATKALGGLIGLLKVKPRKDVIEAFADFELTPTLEEIAGYVGFEGNLRSQYQVAPRIVTPHKYLDLLSISRDVRDGNLAKGFCTFYFLYRRYRNPRGFETPDTGLTHAGNQDKWEARRGLAFIVAFLGILVCSRKDGNIEMGLVGIVDFMAKKPNGTIVPLILAEIYRALTRCREGAKFFEGCNMLLQIWMEEHLFHRPEYLNCCMIGLECIEKHEKRVEGYEFPDGTEAWHAHLRSLTVNKIEWTFGWLSVNEVIYMSAEVCFLLLMGLRSIQPYAPHRVCEDCHICEDMTHTTFFAAVMTFVKQIMNDLDRLQRDLAHRPVARPNDVSRAPGTLIYS